Sequence from the Deltaproteobacteria bacterium genome:
CTCTCGCTGCCTCGCTGTGCATGAGCGCGATGTCGCTGGCCGATCCGAAGGGCTTGCGGCGGCTGGAGCGCCTCGCCGCCGACATCGAAAGACAGGAGCAGAAGAACCGCGAGCTCCGGGCGGAAAACGCTCGCCTGGCGAGGACTGTCCGCGAGCTCTCCCCACCCTTGCAACCCAGAGCGCTGGAGAGGGCCGCGCGGGAGCAACTGGGGTACGTGCGGCAGGACGAAGTCCTCTTCAAGTTCGAGTGACGCGATGCCGCCGCGGACGGGCACAGCGCGCAAATGGGCGGCCCTGGGCGCGCTTCCCGTCGCCTGCGCCGCGCTCTGCATCCTGCTTCTCTGCGGGGCCTTCGCAACCACCAAACCAGCGCCGTGGGCGATCCTCGTCGCCGCCGTCGCGGCCGCCGTCGCCCGCTGGGGCCTCTCGACGCAGCGCAGGGCATGGCACGCGATCGAGAACGGATTCCTCTGCGCGCTCGCGGTGCTGGCGATCATCCAGCTCGCGCCTCCCCTGCAGCCGCTCATGTATTTGCTCGCGGCTGGCTACGTCCTTCTTCTGCCTCTCCGTCTCGCCATCCCCCTGCTGGCCGTTCTGATCGCTCTCGACGCATCGCTCGCAGGGCAGTGGCCGCAAACCGTCGCTCACGCCTCGTTCACCGCTCTGTTCGCGGCGCTCTACCATCTGCTCCTCGGCGGTCGGCTCGCGGCGGCGCGCCGGGCAGAAGGCCTCGCCGTCCGCAAGCGCATCGAGGAGGCCGAAGTACGCGCCC
This genomic interval carries:
- a CDS encoding septum formation initiator family protein; amino-acid sequence: MLEKLSSRKKLLLGALAASLCMSAMSLADPKGLRRLERLAADIERQEQKNRELRAENARLARTVRELSPPLQPRALERAAREQLGYVRQDEVLFKFE